CCAACCCCACCGCCATTGATGATGCATGCTGACCATGAACTTCAGCCCTCTTTTCCGCACCGCTGATTCCATCTCAGCCACTACGTTGCGATGAGGCCCCATGGCGACAGCGTTCCAGGGGTTCACTTTGGAATCCCACATCGCAAAGCCATCGGCGTGCTCACCCACCGGCCCAGCAAACCGAGCACCTGCTTCCACGTAAAGATCCACCCACTCGTCGGCATCGAAATTTTCGGCCTTGAAAAGGGGAATGAGATCCTTGTATCCAACCTCCGATACAGGGCCATGATTTGCTTCGTGCTCGGTACGGTTGGGATGCCCCGCCTTGTACATGTTCCGCGAGTACCAGTCGGTGTTCCGGCTTCCCTTGGTAGCGGAGTAAACGCCCCAGTGCGCGTAGATCCCGAATTTGGCATCCTGAAACCAAACGGGACATTCATAGTTTTGCAACGATTCCCAATTGGCTTGATAGGGCTCTTCGGCCGTTAGCAGGATAACCGGTCCGGTGAGTGCGACCGTTAGACACAGCCCCGCCCAAAAGAGTGGCATTGTCGATGAAACAAAAGACATCTTGTCAAGTTTTGGCATAGGGGATTGCCGTTCTGGAGGGGTAGCAAATTCGCCAGCGGACGCTCAACGATCAACGTCAGGTCGAATGGTATTGAGGTAGCTATTTATACCACGAGAGGACCGATACCACGGAAGGCCCTATGCCCCGCGTCGCGTTCAAATCGCCTCCGCTTCCCAAGCATGCTTGCCCTCCTTGAGACTGAGCCCAGAAAATGTGACGGGGGTGATAGCTGCTGTGGCGTAACGGCTTCGGTTCGGGTTGCGAGCGAAAGTGGGTGCATGGCACGAATGGCACTGCATCTAGATCAGAGCAGCTTAAGCCCGTGCCGTTCAAGCTGACCGCGATGATGGATCCCGCCACCGCATCGGGCGGGTCGCCTCAACCCGCCAATGAGATGGAAACGGAAATGGTCGCCTTTTTCTCATCCAAACCGTTGGAGTCGTGAACGAATGGCTTAGGCTTAAGCCCGTGCCATTCGGGTCAGGCCTCTTTGATGTGACGCGGGCATGCAGGTGAGCGGAAAAGGTGTCCGAGCAAAACAAGCGTGGGAAGTCTCATTTGCGCTCAGTCACTTGTTTCTCATTGAACGCCGGGCAGTTGGATTCCAAGGGACTGATCTCCTCAGCTCGATCGGGCGAAGTGAACTGCACGTCCCGAAGACTGCCTATGAACCGTTGTCTGCAACAGAGAATCAAGGCGCCATGATTCCCGGTCAAGCGGCGCTAACGATGGCTGAGTGAGGCGAAGATTGTTTTGTCCGGGCGACTGGCGGGTTGTCGTGAGACACATGCCGTCGCCTTCGGCATTGAGTTGAGAGGTTTCCAAAACTAGGCAACGGGTCGTTTCACAAAGAACGCTCGTGTCGTGAAGAGACGAGCGTTGATGTTTGCGTGCGACCATCCTGCCGCGACCTCTTTTATGAACCAGTCTTCCCGTGCCGAAAGGTTGTGCAAGCAAGTGACCGACGATGCAGTGGATACTATTCCTGTGCCTCTTCGTCGTCTTGATATTCCTCGTCGCTGAAGTTGGAATCATCGGCATAGAACGCGGCTCGCTCGTCCCAAAGTTCACCTTGGGTTTCGATCGTACGGTTTTCAGAATCGTTGCAACCGATCATGGGAAGGCCAGACATGACAACGGCAAAGGTCAGTAGAAAGTAACGGTTCATGATTGTGTTTTATCTCTATCGGTTTCGGGAAAATGTTGTGCGATGACCGCTAAGGGGTGCCGACGCCCGTCTCTCTCGATTCGGGCGACTTGTTGGTGCTTTGGCCGATCGGTTCGATGCCCGTTCAGTCAAAGGAGTTGAATCAATACTCTTCGTCGATGACTTCCTTGGAAGCTCGGGTTCCCAGTGCACCCCATAGTCCGTAGGGACTTGGTGACCCGGCAGCCTGAGTGTTGCTGCCGCCGGACCATACACAGCCAGTGCTGGAGTTGCCCGCTTCGATGGAATCGGTGATGAAGCGAACCGCTCCGTCACCCATCAACACGTGCGCACCGCCTTGGTGACGGCTGGACGCCGACGCGATTCCATAACCCGAGTCACCGCCCGACATGCAAAGTTCACTGTTGGGCGGAAGGATGGCGGTAAAACAACTGAAGCCAGTGCGTGCGTCTGACCAGATATAGCCTCGCATTTGAAACACCTTGGCAAAGCCGTTCTTTTTGTTGGTGTAGTTGATGCTGCTTTTATAGAAGGTAGGTCGTTCGGGATCGATGTACTCGCTGCAAGCTTCACCGGGTTTTTGGCGCAATTTCCAAGCGTTGCCGTTGATCATCAATGTGGTGGCCTTGGCCTTGTCGCCTAGGTCGGTTGCGATTTCACCGCACATCATGGTGTTGGAAAGTCCATCCAAAGTCTCGCGAAACTTGCCTTGGAAACCCGGCTGGAACATGCCGCGGTAAGCCGCCCGAGCCTCGATGACATCGTCTTGCGTGTACACGAGCTTGCCCTTTTGCGGATTGTTGGGCCACCGGCAATCCGCCTTATCTGGCGAATCGCCAATGCATGCGGAGTAGTTCGTTCGTCCTAACGCGGGCAAACCGAAACCCGGATCACTGGGGCAACGGTACGTTTGAATTTCCGTGATCCAGGGCTTGTACTCTTGTTGCCGAGGGGAAGGTCCCATCGGTGACCAAGGCTTGCCAGGTGCACCGCCGCTGGAGGTTTCGTTATTGGGATTGGCGATCTGTTCCCACAAAGCTTGTTGTTCCACGAACGGCAAAATGCCGACCAAGAAACTCAGCGTGTACTCGTTGTGCCCGCCGCCGTTGTTGGTATTACTGATCCCACTGTTCACATAGCTACCCTTCTTGGAATGCGTGCCCATGTGGTGAACTGGCAGGGCTTTGAATGCGGAGTGGTAATTGTGAATCCCAAGTCCGATCTGCTTGAAATTGTTACTGCAGCTCATCCGCCGGGCAGCTTCGCGGGCAGCCTGGACAGCGGGCAGCAATAGCCCCACCAGGACACCAATAATTGCAATCACGACCAGCAGTTCAACGAGAGTGAACCCCCGACGTTTTTCTGTAGTCAGCATTAGAATTCTCCAGAGAAAAGGTCATTGACTTCTGTGGGGAGGTACGGTCTCACCCAAGTAGTGTGAGCAGCCATCTATGGCTCCCTCTTGCTCACTACACCACTTTTACGGACCGATACTAGAGATTATGGCGGGGGGTGTCCATTTAAATCTCCCTAACGTCTATTCAGTAAATCAGAATAGAAATGCGCATATGCGACGCACTTCCAGGTGGACAAAAACTCACTTCCGATCCACCAAGAACGGGATGCAGAAAGCAAAATCCGGTGTTTTAATGCTAGGAATCGATAGGTTCGAATTTCGTTTCGAAACGGCCAAACGGCGACATTCCGGACTGATCACGCGTGACCAACCCGTTCGTCAGGGCTAGATAAACCAATGCGGCTGAGCACTTAGATGGAATGTCGCAACACGAACTTGCCCGTCACTCACTGCGTGAAGTGAATCGACTGTCACCACCGTTCTCTGGAAGTCATCTCCGCCGGCAAACATCCTAACAGCGTAACTGACATTCCCAGTGACTCTCCGGTGCACGACACGGCAACCCGCTAGAGCGGCCTACGAGAACGAGAGGAGGGGGTCTCTCAACGAAGGTTGAAGCCGCAATCGCAACGTCCCAACAGGGACACCATTCGGTGGCAAATTTTCGATGTGGTGATCGCGATTGGCACGGCCGTTGCATTTTCTTGGTAGCGACAGGTCAGACTGTCAAATCGGCAAACCAACTGCACCACTCTTCTTTTGAACTCACTTAAAAGGAGCAAAGAAATGTTAGCAACACGATTGGAACCTTGGAGCGAATTGAATCGACTTAGCCGTGAAATGGACCGGCTTTTCAGCGGCAACCGGCAAGGCGGGACCATTGGCACCGTCAGCTTTCCTGCGTTGAACGTTTGGGAAGATGATGCCAACGTCCATGCCGAAGCCGAACTTCCTGGCTTCGCTTTAGACGACCTGGAAATCTATGTGATGGACAACCAACTGACGATCAAAGGCGAACGTCGACTGCCCGAGCACGAAGGTGGTAAGTGGCATCGGCAAGAACGGGGATATGGCCAGTTCAGTCGAATGATCGAACTGCCTAGTGGCATCAATGCGGAAGGCGTGTCCGCCGAACTCAAAGACGGTGTACTGCTCGTCACGCTGCCCAAGACGGAAGCGGTCAAGCCACGTCGCATCGAAGTGAAAGCGAGCTGATCGGACCCTCACTGTCGGTGACCTCGCGTTGGGTACCGGTATTTGCGGTGGCCCACGCGAGGCATCGTGACACGATGCGACATCCTCGAACCATTACATCGAAATTACAGAAACCGAGATTTCAAGCACAAATATTGGGAGAAGAATCATGAGCAATACCATGACCACAGCCAATCCACGTGAAGCCCAAAACGAGAACAATCTACAGAATGATTCCCACAACGGCCAATCGTCTCGTCCGACTTTTCAACCGCGATTTGATATTTGGGAAGGTGACGACGAACTGGTTTTGTACGGGGATCTTCCTGGCGTGAACCGTGACGACCTGGATATCAACTTTGAAAATCGACAACTCACGATTCACGGTCGAGTCGAACGTTGCCACGATGGCAAAAACACCTTGATGGGTGAGTACGGTGTTGGAGATTTCCAGCGTTCATTCACGATCGGAGACGCAATCAACAGCGAAGCCATCTCGGCCGAACTGCGTGATGGCGTGCTCACCCTGCATCTACCAAAATCGGATCGAGCGAAGCCTCGTCGCATCGAAGTGAAAGCGAACTAGCTCGCCGTAATCCGGCATCTTCTGTCGCGATTGAGCTAAGCGAGTGTGACCTTTGAAGTTGCGCACCAATCCCTAACAACGCAAGTCGCTGCGTCCGCACCGCAAGCCCCAACGCTGCGGTGTGGACTTTCAAACAAGCACACGCTCAACCGTTTCCGACCAAAGGACAAGAGACAGGAAAGCCGATAGCAAGTTGTGCCAGCGTACCCAACCCGCGAGCCACAACTACACCCTCATCAACCCGTTTCAAAGGCAAGAAGGAACGAGGGAACACGCCGGCTGACTTCATTGCGTCGATTCAAATGCTCGCCCCATTTCGATTCGCGGTTTTAGCGTTAGGCGTAAGCCCTTCGGTTGCAAGTGGCTCATCTTCGCAGCTCCGGAAAACAGACGCGTTGTCTTGAGTTCATTCCTCGGTCAACCACAGTGAGCCTGGCAGTCACTAAAGAAAAATATTGTTAAGAACATTGAACTAGGAAACGAGCCGGAAACTCAGTGCTCCTCCGTGTCTTTGTGGTTCCATTTGCTTTCACAACATAGTGCTGCGACTTGACCAAAAACGTCTTTCACGACTCGAAGACTAAATCAGTCAACGTACATTCTGTCCATTGCCGCGAGTGGATCTCCTTTTCAAAAACCGCAACACCGCGACTCAGGTGCATCGTTATGGCTTTCATTCTCGCTAGATCCTGACGTAGCGTTTCCAAACGATGTGTGTCTTTTTTTCACTATCTGCACGCGAAATAATCAGCGTAGTCGAAGTCTTTTCTGTGTTCACGAGAATCGTATGAATCGAAAACGGGCGACCATCGGAATCGTCCGATACCAGCACAGATCGCCCAGCTTGAAGTTGGGCTTTTGTCTCGGCATTAGCGAATTGATCAGGCGTTAGTTTCGCCTTGTAAAACGCCAGCACCTTTTCGATCGGATCGTCGGTGGTCATCGTCGTCTTGCAGACAAAAGATTGCACGGTTCGATTGCCCTCGCTGTTCACCGTTGCAGCGTCCGACATCTGAGCGCCGTTCGTTACGGAGTCTGGATACATCCATGGCGAAAGAATCCCCATCAGCGTCAATGGCTCGTCAGCGACTCCTACCTGGGATCCACCAAAAACACACGTTACAAACAACAGAATCACGGTCTTCAAACGCATTTTGGAATTCTCACAGGAAAGTAAGTCGCCACATGCCGAGTTGATCAGCGTGGCAGCACCACTGTTCGGGAACTTCAGACATCACGAGCGGCGGAGGGTGGAGAGTTCATTCTAACAGGTATCGCGAACCGCCTACCTTGCTTCTCATCCCCCACGTTGCTTGTGGACAATCTCGATAGCACGGCGTCCTAGCTTCCAGCCGCAGTTGACAAGAACACTGTGGCTGGTGGCCACAGCCGCTACACAAGCAACTTACGGCATTGTGCAAAATGCTCTTCTGTGTCTTGTTGATCAGTCGTCCTTTTCCGTTTCGAAATCGTCGTCTGTTCGCGGCATCCGCGCTTTCACGTCGGTCAGCCACCGACTGAGCTTGATTCGAAGTCGTTCGGCCAGTTCCGGATTGTTTTGGATCACACTGGTTTGTTCTTGTGGATCAGTTCTGACATTGAACAAGGCATCAGCCGTTTTCCCATAGCCTCGATAGAACTTCCAATCACCCTCCAGAATGCTGCTGCCCATCGCGTACTGAATGCCTTTGCGATGGTGAGGAAAATGCCAGTACAGGGAATCCCGATCCAAACTTTCCGCACCCGTATAGAGAGGTGTCAGATCTTTTCCTTCTAGACCTTCGATGGTGGATGCATCGCCACCGGCTGCGTTCACAAAGGTTGGGAAGAAATCTGGACTGGTCACCGGCACATCGCATCGCGATCCCGGCTCGATAACACCCGGCCAGCATACCGCCATCGGAACCCGCAAACCGCCTTCCAGCAAGGATCCCTTTTTCTCGGCGAGCCCGACGGTGGGACGGTCTCCACCGTTGTCGGAATAGAAAACGACTAGTGTGTTTTCTGCGGTGCCGGTCTGGTCCAGTGCGTCGAGTACTTTGCCGACAGCCATGTCCATGCTTTGCAGCATTGCGTGGTAAGCACTGCCACCATTCTTCTTGACCAGATCCGCAGGGGCCTTGATCGGCGTGTGCACCGAATACAGCCAAAGCGTCACGTGAAAGGGGCTAGCCGAGTTCGCCTCGATGTAGGCGGCCGCTTCATCACCAAGACGGTCAGTCAGATACTCGCCTCGTTTTCGATTCGGTATCGTGCCATTTCGGAAAGGATCAAACCATGATCGTGGCTGCCCGTAAGCGCAGCCGCCCAGGTTGCTGTCGAATCCGTAATGCTCGGGGTGCCATTCACTGTTGATGATTCCATCCGCCGCGTTCTTAGACCCCTCGCCGGCCAAGTGCCACTTACCGAAAAAGGCGGTTGAGTATCCCAGCTGCTTCAGTTCGCGAGCGTAACTCGGAGCCTCGCCGGGAATGAAAACGCGTGACTCGGCATCGATCGCTCCACCGGTTCCTCGTCCGCCGATCTGTTTCAGATACTTGTCCTGCCCCATCCCGGGTGCATGAGTGGTGTAGCCAACTTTTGCGGGTGACATTCCTGTCAGGCAGCTCGCACGGGTCGGCGAGCAAACTGGCGCAGCTGCGTAAGCTCGACTGAAAACCATCCCGCGATTGGCAAGTCGTTCCAGGTTCGGAGTATGGATAGCAGCTTCAGTCCCGTCGAAGTCGACCCACCCCGGTCCCAGATCATCGGCCATGATGAAGACAATATTGGGTTTCGCGTCTTGGTTGTTCTCAACTGAACGTGACTGGGCATCCACTGAGGCACCATTCCAAGCGGCTAGCCCCAAAGCGAAAACAATGATCCGCAATCGATTCATAGTCTCATTCATATGTTGAGTAAAAGGAAAACAAGTCTCAGGTTGACGTTCGGCATTTGTTGCTCACAACCACTGCACCACGATCGGACAACACGATATGCGGTGTTCTCGAATGGGCGAACAAGAGGCAGCGTTTCGCTACGCAAAGAAGACAAGACAAAGGACCCCATGTCGCCTCACTAGCCAGGTTGTCACACCGACACTCTACAATAGTCTGAAACAGCCATGTTGATTGCACTCAAACACTGGATACGAAGCGCCACTCTAGTCTTGGCGTCACGGGTTTGAGGAGAACGCAAATCGACGCCAACTAATACCAAGAAGAATGAAGAAATCGGATCCCTGACATCGCCTTCCGCCCATGGTGAATCCTCCAGTTTTTGGCCGTGCGGCGCATCAACATCACCGTAGTGGATCTTATTGGAGAGCCTGGTGCTGACGGACCTTTGACAAGATCCACGACGGTGGCACTGAAGTCATCTGATGATTAGATGTCGTTGAGCTCATTGGGAAATCAGGTCACCGGCTTTGGGGCGTACGAGCGATGCCCGGTCGGCCTCGTTGCTCCAGCCAAATCGTTCCTGGAACTCAACTGGCGTGTAGGTTTGGTTGGAGCCGTCTTCGAGCAGGACTGTGTAGACCAAGTGAGAGTCGATCGATTCGCTGCCGCGATAATGACCGTCCGCTCCGACCGTGACCCACTGCTCATCGGAGATCTTGCCAAAGAGAACGCCCGTCCGGCGAAACGTTTTTCCATCGAAAAACCTGGTTCCCATTTGCGAGCAGTTGTGGCCGATTCCGCCACAGAAAAAATATTTGCCATCGCTAGACCAGAAGAAATTCTGGCCCGTCTGCTCGTCTTGTTGCGTTGTCTGTGCGTCATGAGTGAGCAACGAGGTTGACCATGCATCGGTGGTTACCACCAAGTCTTCTTGATTGTCTGCACAGACAATTCCTCGCAAGGCCTTGTGATGTTCAATCTTGGCAATCGTTTCCGGGGCCCACGTGTCTAGCGGCAAGCGAACGACCTGTTGAAATAGACCTAGGAAGATACTGCTGCCGTCGCTGGACCAATCCAATAAAGAGCTCCCCAAACGCTGAACGGATTCGAATTCTCGACGAACGGCGGGAAAGCGTTTTTCTCGCTCGATCGTTCCCGTGGACACAC
The Neorhodopirellula lusitana genome window above contains:
- a CDS encoding Hsp20/alpha crystallin family protein, with the protein product MSNTMTTANPREAQNENNLQNDSHNGQSSRPTFQPRFDIWEGDDELVLYGDLPGVNRDDLDINFENRQLTIHGRVERCHDGKNTLMGEYGVGDFQRSFTIGDAINSEAISAELRDGVLTLHLPKSDRAKPRRIEVKAN
- a CDS encoding sulfatase, translated to MNETMNRLRIIVFALGLAAWNGASVDAQSRSVENNQDAKPNIVFIMADDLGPGWVDFDGTEAAIHTPNLERLANRGMVFSRAYAAAPVCSPTRASCLTGMSPAKVGYTTHAPGMGQDKYLKQIGGRGTGGAIDAESRVFIPGEAPSYARELKQLGYSTAFFGKWHLAGEGSKNAADGIINSEWHPEHYGFDSNLGGCAYGQPRSWFDPFRNGTIPNRKRGEYLTDRLGDEAAAYIEANSASPFHVTLWLYSVHTPIKAPADLVKKNGGSAYHAMLQSMDMAVGKVLDALDQTGTAENTLVVFYSDNGGDRPTVGLAEKKGSLLEGGLRVPMAVCWPGVIEPGSRCDVPVTSPDFFPTFVNAAGGDASTIEGLEGKDLTPLYTGAESLDRDSLYWHFPHHRKGIQYAMGSSILEGDWKFYRGYGKTADALFNVRTDPQEQTSVIQNNPELAERLRIKLSRWLTDVKARMPRTDDDFETEKDD
- a CDS encoding DUF1559 domain-containing protein; translated protein: MLTTEKRRGFTLVELLVVIAIIGVLVGLLLPAVQAAREAARRMSCSNNFKQIGLGIHNYHSAFKALPVHHMGTHSKKGSYVNSGISNTNNGGGHNEYTLSFLVGILPFVEQQALWEQIANPNNETSSGGAPGKPWSPMGPSPRQQEYKPWITEIQTYRCPSDPGFGLPALGRTNYSACIGDSPDKADCRWPNNPQKGKLVYTQDDVIEARAAYRGMFQPGFQGKFRETLDGLSNTMMCGEIATDLGDKAKATTLMINGNAWKLRQKPGEACSEYIDPERPTFYKSSINYTNKKNGFAKVFQMRGYIWSDARTGFSCFTAILPPNSELCMSGGDSGYGIASASSRHQGGAHVLMGDGAVRFITDSIEAGNSSTGCVWSGGSNTQAAGSPSPYGLWGALGTRASKEVIDEEY
- a CDS encoding Hsp20/alpha crystallin family protein, with product MLATRLEPWSELNRLSREMDRLFSGNRQGGTIGTVSFPALNVWEDDANVHAEAELPGFALDDLEIYVMDNQLTIKGERRLPEHEGGKWHRQERGYGQFSRMIELPSGINAEGVSAELKDGVLLVTLPKTEAVKPRRIEVKAS